The following coding sequences lie in one Lolium perenne isolate Kyuss_39 chromosome 2, Kyuss_2.0, whole genome shotgun sequence genomic window:
- the LOC127335102 gene encoding uncharacterized protein: MAGGALLPVALLVCLALAGGADAARKPVGFYELKNKKGDFSIKVTNWGATLVSVFVPDCKGNVADVILGYDTIAEYVNGTQAFGSTVGRVANRIFKSRFVLDGKAYRLFPNDGNNSIHGGHRGFGKVIWTVKEYVSGGDSPYITFFYHSFDGEQGFPGDLDVYATYRLSSPYELSISMNATATTKATPVNLANHAYWNLAGHDSGDVLQQELQILASSYTTVDAMIPTGQIEPVAGTIYDFLQPTPVGEHMDIVPGGGGGYDLNFVVNGEQDAFRQVARVEDPKSGRGMEVWANQPGVQLYTSNWVINEKGKNGKVYGQYGALCLETQAYPDAVNHPEFPSSIVRPGQVYKHDMAIKFYQDA, encoded by the exons ATGGCGGGAGGGGCACTGCTTCCTGTTGCCTTGCTGGTGTGCCTTGCGCTGGCCGGCGGCGCGGATGCTGCCCGGAAGCCGGTCGGTTTCTACGAgctcaagaacaagaagggggacTTCTCCATCAAGGTCACCAACTGGGGAGCCACCCTCGTCTCTGTCTTTGTCCCTGACTGCAAAG GAAACGTGGCCGATGTTATCCTTGGGTACGATACCATCGCCGAATACGTT AATGGCACTCAAGCATTCGGATCGACGGTTGGGCGCGTGGCCAACAGAATCTTCAAGTCCCGCTTCGTGCTCGACGGGAAAGCCTACCGTCTTTTCCCTAACGACGGCAACAACTCCATCCACG GCGGCCACAGGGGTTTCGGCAAGGTCATTTGGACGGTGAAAGAGTACGTGAGCGGTGGCGACTCCCCGTACATCACCTTCTTCTACCACAGCTTCGACGGAGAGCAAG GGTTCCCGGGCGACCTGGACGTGTACGCGACGTACCGGCTCTCCAGCCCGTACGAGCTGAGCATCAGCATGAACGCGACGGCCACGACCAAGGCGACGCCGGTGAACCTCGCGAACCACGCGTACTGGAACCTCGCCGGCCATGACAGCGGCGACGTCCTCCAGCAGGAGCTCCAGATCCTCGCGTCGAGCTACACGACCGTCGACGCCATGATCCCGACGGGCCAGATCGAGCCCGTGGCCGGCACCATCTACGACTTCCTGCAGCCGACGCCCGTCGGCGAGCACATGGACATCgtcccgggcggcggcggcgggtacgACCTCAACTTCGTCGTGAACGGGGAGCAGGACGCGTTCCGGCAGGTGGCGCGCGTCGAGGATCCCAAGTCCGGCCGGGGCATGGAGGTGTGGGCTAACCAACCCGGCGTGCAGCTCTACACCTCCAACTGGGTCATCAACGAGAAGGGGAAAAACGGCAAGGTTTACGGGCAGTACGGCGCGCTGTGCCTGGAGACGCAGGCATACCCTGACGCCGTGAACCACCCCGAGTTCCCGTCGTCGATCGTCAGGCCCGGCCAGGTGTACAAGCACGACATGGCCATCAAGTTCTACCAGGacgcatga
- the LOC127335101 gene encoding uncharacterized protein, with product MMARAALLPVALLLCLALAGNADARRKAGGGFYELKNRNGDFSIKVTNQGAAIASAIVPDGKGNLADIVLGYDTVAEYASGSASFGATVGRVANRIANAQFVLDGKTYHLIPNDGNNTLHGGPRNFGKVIWTVKEHVHDGDSPYITFYYHSFDGEQGFPGDLDVYVKYQLSRPYDLSIRMNATARNKATPVNLANHVYWNLAGHGSGNVLKHKLQVRASKYTPVDGSMIPTGQVVPVSSTNYDFRKPTTVGTHLEIFRGGGSGYDINYAVDGKQNAMRKVARVQEPKSGRAFELWANQPGVQFYTAGGLANEKGKDGKVYRKYGALCLETQAYPDAVNHPEFPSSIVRPGHVYKHDMVFRFSSQASYSDA from the exons ATGATGGCCAGAGCTGCACTGCTCCCTGTTGCGTTGCTGCTGTGCCTTGCACTGGCCGGCAACGCCGATGCCAGAAGGAAGGCCGGTGGTGGTTTCTACGAGCTCAAGAACAGGAATGGGGATTTCTCCATCAAGGTCACCAACCAGGGAGCTGCCATTGCGTCTGCAATTGTCCCTGATGGCAAAG GGAACTTGGCTGATATTGTTCTTGGGTACGACACCGTTGCTGAATATGCT AGTGGATCTGCATCATTCGGAGCGACGGTTGGGCGCGTAGCCAACAGAATCGCGAACGCGCAGTTCGTGCTAGATGGGAAAACCTATCATCTCATCCCTAATGATGGAAACAATACGCTTCATG GAGGGCCCAGGAACTTCGGCAAGGTCATTTGGACAGTGAAGGAGCATGTACACGATGGTGATTCCCCGTACATCACCTTCTACTACCACAGCTTCGACGGCGAACAAG GATTCCCTGGCGACCTGGACGTGTACGTGAAGTACCAGCTCTCCCGCCCGTACGACCTGAGCATCCGCATGAACGCGACGGCCAGGAACAAGGCGACGCCGGTGAACCTGGCAAACCACGTGTACTGGAACCTCGCCGGCCACGGCAGCGGCAACGTCCTCAAGCACAAGCTCCAGGTGCGCGCATCCAAGTACACACCCGTCGACGGGTCCATGATACCAACAGGCCAGGTCGTGCCTGTGTCCAGCACTAACTACGACTTCCGCAAGCCGACGACCGTGGGCACGCACCTGGAGATCTTCCGGGGAGGCGGCAGCGGGTACGACATCAACTACGCCGTGGACGGGAAGCAGAACGCGATGCGGAAGGTGGCGCGCGTCCAGGAGCCGAAGTCCGGGCGGGCGTTCGAGCTGTGGGCGAACCAGCCCGGCGTGCAGTTCTACACCGCCGGCGGGCTCGCGAACGAGAAGGGGAAAGACGGCAAGGTGTACAGGAAGTACGGCGCGCTGTGCCTGGAGACGCAGGCGTACCCTGATGCCGTGAACCACCCCGAGTTCCCGTCGTCGATCGTCAGGCCCGGCCATGTGTACAAGCACGACATGGTCTTCAGGTTCTCTAGCCAGGCGAGCTACTCCGACGCGTAA